AGCTTAGCGTAATATAATCGGAATGATCTATTTCTCTATGACAACTTTGTCGAGATAGTCCGCCCACCATTGCATCATATCACGTCGTTCGGGCAGATATTGTGCGTGGTTGTAGGCGGCACGAACGCTGTTACGTTCATTGTGGGCAAGCTGACGTTCAATCACATCGGGACGAAAACCATGCTCGTTGAGAATTGTGCTGGCGGTGCTGCGAAAACCGTGGCCGGTGGCGCGGGAATGATAACCCATGCGATACAGCGCATAGAGCATCGTGTTTTCGCTCATTGGCCGGTCGGGGTTATTCTGATTTGGAAATAAGTACCTGCTGCTGGCTGAATACGGTTCCAATTCCCGCAGCACGGTGATGGCTTGCCTGGAAAGGGGTACAATGTGAGCCTCCTTCATTTTCATCCGTTCAGGCGGAATGCGCCACTCCGCCTTATCCCACTCAATTTCAGTTTTGAGAGCACCCCGCAGTTCGCCCGTGCGAACGAACACCAGTAATAAGAAGCTCAGCGCTAACTTGGTTTGTAAATGACCGTCATAAATGCTCAGCTTTTTGAGGTATTCTGGAAGGTCATTAGTCCTCAGAAAGGCATGATGTTTAGCGACCGGCGTTTTCAATGCTCCTCGTAAATCGAGCACGGGATTTCGCTCGGCCCGCCCGGTGGCGATAGCATACATATAAACCTGACCGCATATCTGCCGTACGCGCCGGGTCATTTCCAAAGTGCCGTTGGCTTCCACCAGACGAAGCACGGCAAGCAGTTCCGTAGCCGTGATTTGGGAAATGGGCCGGTGTCCCAATTTGGGAAAAAGGTGCGATTCCATGCGGGCCAGCATGTCAGCCGCGGTGCTCGACGCCCATTCATGTTCACGTTTGCCATACCACTCTCGCCCGACCATCTCAAAAGTATCATCTTTCTCTAGTACTTGCAGTCGCTTAGCTTCTTTTTTTGCTTCGCCAGGATCGACGCCCTTAGCCAACAGTTTTTTGGCGTTGGCACGTCTCTCTCGCGCATCTGCAAGCGTAATCTCGGGATAAACCCCCAAAGCCAGGAGCTTTTCCTTGTCGCCAAAATAGTATCGAAGCCGCCAATACCTTCCGCCCGCCGGAGTTATAAGCAGGAATAGCCCCTCCCCGTCTAGCATTTTGTAGGATTTGGGTCGTAGCTTAGCGTTACGCGCTTTCGCGTCAGACAGCGGCATGGTGGGGTACAAATTGGCGAGGGGTGGGGTACATGTCGATTTTTGTACCCCACTTTTCAGGCGGATGTCAACGCTTTTTGACGAACGGTGATGTTTATTGATTACGCTGTAGGTGGCGCTTTGCCTCAGCTTTACGGACATTGGCGGACAAGTCCGGTTGAGTAATTGGCTCCGCGAGTAGGAGTCACTAAACATAACTAATAGATTGATCTTCAATAATAATTCGTTTGATCGTTCATTGATGTACCCCGGATTTGTACCCCACTCCATCTTCGATTGTTCGACGATCTATGCCCAATCCATGAATATCTCCTACGGGGTTACCCCTACGGTCTTCACATCAGTCATTCAATCTATTGAAAATCCTATGGATTTCCCTTGTCGCTATCTGTTTGTACCCCAGAAATGTACCCCATTGTACGGGGCTTTCGCTAATGGTTCGACAAGCAAGGCATAGGAAAGTTGTTCCTACAGACTTCTCCCCTTGTGCTGCGCACAGGAAATATTCGCTGCGAATGTCGCGCAGGCTCGAGGTGCTCCTCAACGGCGGGGCAACATCGTGATTACACCGCGGGTCGTTGGGCATCATACGCCACGCCTGGCCGCGCCGGACCACGTTCCGCAAGGCGTTGAACACATCGCGGAGGGAGTGCGCGCGTTGCGGGGCGTCCTCCCGCATCAGCGTCAGGTACGGGGCCACGAACGACCACTCCTCGTCGGTCACGTCGCTGGGATACGGCTTCCTTGTCATTCCCTCAGTTCAGCGCCAACCAACAGAAAAGCCCGCAACACGCTCTAGGTGAGACCCCACTGGTCGCTGGGGTATAGGCCATCGGCACCGGAAACGGTTGCAGCCGGTCCTCTCTCCGCTGCGCTACGGGAGAGAAAGCCGAGATATAGTCACATAATAACTGGTACCCTTACCGGGGGAAGGTCAACTTACATCTTGATCCCTAGGCAAAAATACTAATGGACATTACTTGGTATTACTATTATCAAATACAAAGTGTAAACACTAAGAATGCCCTAGATGACTTCCCGAACGTGGAATAGCGCTATTCAAGCGATAGTACGTGATGACACGAGTGCTTTAGCCCGTCTTCTCGTCGACGGTGTTTACGCCGACGAGCAGCGTAATGGAGTGTCATTACTTCATGTTGCGGCTTCGCATGATTCATTTGGTTGCATTGAGATTCTTCTAAATAAAGGAGTTGATCCAAATATCGCAGATGATATGGGATTCAAGCCCCTCTTTTATATTTGCACCCATGCACCGTCTCGGCGTGCTTCTTTATGCGGCTCCCTCCTTATTCGCTATGGGGCAGATTCCCACACACTTTGCATTAATGTTGATCGGTCATTAGAAACAATTTGTAAGACATTCGGCAATGAACGACTTCTAGCCGATTTGAGCTCTACCAGATCTGTTACGTAACGACAGGAGTTAGGTGATCCCTTAGCGGATTACGAACAGCTGTGACAGTAGACGCATTGCTACAGGGTATTGCTCCACATTTGTTTCTCGCAAAGACTGGGGTAGGACGCCCATGTCTGTGAGCTGCTGTAAACCCATAGACTCTGCGCGACCATTTATCGTCTGCTCCTTGGCTCGAACGACCATTTCTGGGAGCGGATGGAATCTTGCGGCCGCCCTGCCAATGTCCAACAAATGTTGTTCTCGCCCATTGCGTCGAATGTTCAAGTACGCAATTGCCGCTGGATAGGCGCAGTCACTTTCGCTACAACCTATTATATCATCAGGTAAACGCCAACCGAAGGCTCGCAGGACATCGTGATGTTGCGATGGAATAATTTCCGTGCCGTATCGCAGTTCGAATAAAGAGAGCCGTTTAACGTTGGATATCGGGGCATCATCCGCAGGATATGCGTATAGAAATTCATCAATCGCTGTTTTGTATTCTGTTGGTTCAGGAAATAATTCGAGAAGTAGCGAACTGTATACGCAATGCCATGCCCGGAAGTAATCCAATTGCAGGTTCCCAGTCCGCGACGGCATATTAGCAAGATCGCCGAAGGATCCGCGGAAATCGTTTAACCATGATTCAAAATGAGCAAGTTCCCAAGGCATATTTCCTGTGGCCATGAAATGAGTCGCTGCTGTTGAAAGTACCGAAAATTCGGTAACAATCGAACCCAAATTGCATGCTAAGCACATGAAACGCGGTGAGCCATGCACTGCTGTATAAAGGCGCCGGTAGAGGCGGATCCATTTCTTGCCTATTGATTCGTCTTCCACATACGATTGTTTGGAGAACAGAAAGAAGCGATGCTTAACAGCAATATTGCGGGACACGCCGGCAATATTGTCTAACGCACCTTTGGGCATACCTGGATGCAGCATCGACGCCGAACTCAGCTGCCACTGGAGTTGCTCGCAACAGGCAGCGAGCATTAGTAGTGCAAGTGTTGAGTCCTTTCCTCCGCCCCACATAAGTGATATGTGCCGATCAGCAGCGTATGCATCTGACCTTTTCAATTCGTCGATAATGCCACGTACTTGACGAGCGATGACGCTATCGATTAAATCTATCTGGTCGAGAATCATCGGTAAACCCGTTTAGTACAATGACACTTATGACCTCTCCGCGACCATCACGCCGCCCACCAGTTCCCTAAGAGAACCTAGCATTGACGACAAATCCTCCGCAATCCATAAAGCGTCATGTAAAGTTCGTAGCCGATCTTCAATCTGATCACTATTGAATATTATATGGCCGGAGTTGTCTGATCCATCAAGAGCATATGACTCACTTGCGAAGCCTGCGAAGCAAATAAACGAGCGAGTCAACTGAATCCGAACTTGTTCAGGCAAATCGTCCATTGCGACGACCCGAAATTCCGGTACTCGCGATAAGCCTGCGCTCTGATAATGGCAGATAAACTTTCGGATCATCTGAACACCGAGCGAGCCTTGGCCTACAAGAGATGCTCGATGAATAACAAATACACGACGCACATTTGGATCTTCGAGGTAACTTTCAGCGTCCTGAAAATTGAAATATGACGGAATGTAGTTGTCGTCATCAATGGACACAGCATGAACCCTTTGCTGGTGATGGCGCGCGATGTGCAGCATTGAGCGAATTATCCGGCAGCGCTCCGAATCCTGATTTCTATTAAAAAATACTCGCTCGTTGCTCCCGATTAGACGGGATTTTTCACGTGTGATCGACTCCTTGGCGCTAATCAAGAGGAAGGCGCGTAGCGGATGATGGGACGACTGGCGGGTATCTCGTACAACCGAGGCAATTACTTCAAGCAACTCAGTAACTGTCTCGTCATTTAATAATGACGGATTTAGGGATGTGGCGGCGGCGGTAAATTTGGAAACATCGTCTACGTGCTTCAGGATATCCGCACGTTGACGATCGATCGCGGCATTGATGGTGGATGTTTCTTGGTCTGCGAGCACGAAGACGGTAGTCAAGGCAGTAATAGCGAAAAGAAGGATAGCTGCACAAAAAAATATAACTTGTGTAGCGTTAAACTTCACCGGGCTGTCAGTTGAGATTTGGGAGTACAGCGGTTCCGTAGCAAGAAATAAAGCTGCGGCGGCGGTGAAAAATCCCAAAATCGCAACGAAAATAGCGTCTTTAAATGGGTTTCGCTTTGCCATACGGACTCTCCAATCAGTAGGGGCAACGAATGCGGCCGCGACCTCAACGCAAGGCAAAAGTAAAAAATTGCTGTCGGAACTTATTGCTCGCCCGTTTTGTATGAGATGCAAATGGAATGTTTAGCGAGCCTCGGGCACGATAAAAGGCAAGACGACGACAAGTATACCGAGATACCCTATGAGTTGGTCAAGTTATTTCCATCTGGACATATTCAGACCCTCATGCCGTTTCCAAGCAGGATCTGAATGACTCTAAATCGAGGCATGAAAGAGATATCTAGGCGCCGAAACTTTTCTCATTCACCCATCCCTCGACCTGTAATCTCTCTAGTAGGGAACAAGTCGGGCAGTTTCTCGATATTTCTGGCGATGTTGGATGACTAGCGTCGTTCTACGAAGTTGAATCGTAGTCCGGCCGATCATCACAGGGCGGGTGGGTCTGTCGGTCAGAAACGCTGCTTTGGCGGGAAATCTGTTCAGGCAGTCCTAGGGCGTTGGCGGCATAGGCGCCCGCCGGTTAAAGCCGCGTCCCGCTAATGCTTGCGCTATCGCATCAACAGACGGTGAAAGCAGACCGAGCTTCGGATGCTTCTTCGGATAGAGAACATCGGCTCTGCTTCTAATGGTCGTCCAAATCTTCAATCTCCGAAGCCTCGAACCAGCCGAGCTTTGTCGCCATGCTCTTTAGGCCAGCACCATTCGACGTGTACGCCACCAGAGCAAGGCTCTGCTCGCTACGGCTGCATGTGACGTATAGGAGACGGCGAGTCCGATCGATGGAGGTGTCTTCCCCGCTTTTCTCTTTATCAATGTCTGTCTGCGTTCGTTCTTTCAGTCCAAAAAGCTTTCCGTAACTGAACATGAAACCCCGTGCTTCTTCATCGTCCATGATGACCATAACGCGAGGGAACTCCAGACCTTTCACGCCTTGGTGGGTTCCGAAAGGTGCAATGTCGGCCACATATCGAGCGTAATCGCCAATCTGGAAAAACGGCACGTGAAGGAACTCTCTGATACGGAGCACTCGCTGGCTCACATCATCTTCATCCTCTGAATCCTCGATAGCTTCGCCGCCATCAACAAACGGAGCTAATGCCTCAGGTATTTCAAAAAGACCAGACTGGGCCACTGCATTAAGCACTTGTTGGAAGGTTGGCGACTTCCCAGGATCGCACAGTAGCGCAAGCTGTTCGACAGCGATTTTCGCGGCTACTAGTTGATCTTGTTGTCGACCCGCCTTCTTGAACGCATCGACGGAAAGAAGCGGCGAGTACTGTCGTGCAAGTCGTCCAATGGCAAAGGCGTCGCCTTTGTAATACGCTTCAACGACAGGCAGGACCTGTTCCGAGAAGAACCGAAGAAAGCCGATCGTGCCTTCCCGTAGTCCGGTCTGGAATTGCTCTACTTTTGCGAGCGGTTCATACATCTCCAAAAACCCCATTCGCTTTGCCGCCATGTGATGTTCAAGAATTAGGGTCTTGGTGCTTCCCTGATCACCCCAAGCAGCATCACTGGTTAACGCCGCCATTCTTTCTCGCACAGCTTTCTCTGCAGCCTGCTTGTCTCTTGCTGGAGACGGCACGATGAACAACCGTGCACATCCCTCGGCCGCCTTGTCTGGAGCGACTTGTTCCCATCCATCCGCGGATTTACGGATCTGATTGATGAGACGGATGACTCTTTTAGGGCAGCGAAAGTTCACGGTCTTCTGAGGCGTCTCCCACTCGGAGGGAATGCTTTGTACAAGGTCATTCTTTCCATCGGCATAAATCCGTTGCATCATGTCGCCGAACAGTCCGAGCCCGAAAGCGGCTGCGCGATCTTGCTGTAATGCGAGCAATGCTTCCATCAGTTCCCGGTTAGTGTCCTGGCTCTCGTCAATCAGGATGAATGGCGATCCGCTGACGACCAATTTCCGCATTAGGCTCTTTTGATTCAGGAACGCAGATCCAATCTTGATCACCTCTGAGTGATTGAGCGAATCCTTCGTTCGGTTATCACCAGTCGGGCTGTACGCGAAGGAGATTATTGATGGGAGATTGTTCAGACGCTCCGTTTTGGACTTCAAACTCCTTTCCCGTTCCACCATGGTCTTCGTCCCTGGCCTTCCTTTTGCGATCAATCCCTGCAACTCCCTGATGTCCTCCTTCAGGGCGGTCCCAAGCCACTTCCGGATGTCCGTGTTAAACCCTTTAATGAGGTCCCACATGAAACTATGGATCGTCGACACTTGAATTACCGGATCATGGTTCAGCCGTCGTTTGATCTCGTCGCGGGCATTATTCGTGTAAGTAATTACCGATATAACCTGCCCACGAAATCGGAACCGATCGCCATGCACTTTGCGAAAGTGATCAAGCGCTTCCACCAGCGAACGTGTCTTTCCCGAGCCAGCCCCAGCGTATAAAAAGAAGCTCTTCGGATTTTCTGGATCAAGGCAGTCGGCGATCACGCGCGCTACCTCCGCATGCTCTTGGATTCCCAGTTGCGACATCATTTCACCTCGGCTGCAGCAGCGGTTGCGAGAAGATCCACTTGCTTGCGGTCAAGCTGCTTCTGAAGCCACTCCAAGCCTTCGTAAATGTACGACGGGACGGAAAGCGCTTTCGGATCGCAGTGGAAAAGTACGTCAAGTGCAAAGGCCGCTTTGTCACAAGCCTCGACGGCAGCGAACAGCTTCTCCGTGAGGTCATCCGCGTTGGCAGCATCATGTATCGCCGCGTTAAAGCGATCTGCCGCAGTGCCTGGAGGCATGAGTGAAAACACCTTGTAATTCTCAAGCACCAACGCATCTTCAAATGTGCGAGCAATGACTTCAACCGATCCGCTCTTGAACTTCACCTGTACCGCGGTCTGATAGGCGCATCGCACAGAAAAAAGCGGTACGTCTGGATAGGCCTTCACCTTCGCTTCTGCTTTAAGCGCCAAGAGGTCGTCGATTGTTTCTTTCTGTGGATGCCACTCCTTGAGAGTGGGATTGCTTGTCACCAGGCCGGCGCCCTTTCTCGGAGGCGCTTTCTTTCGATTGTTGGCCGGATCAACAGCGTCAAGATCGGTTATGGCGACGGTTACGAGTCCGAGCTTCTCGATCAGTGGTCGGAGTCGATGCGCATGGCTCCCCGAAATCTCGAACAACGTGACGTAGCTTCGATGTACCTTCTCGAAGTGATGCTTGATGAAATGAGGCACCAGCATTCGCTCTGCTGCACCTTCGACCAAGATGGCGGCATCGGCAAAGAACAGTTCGCAGTGTGTCGAAAGCAAGTAGCGTGCGGCAAATCTAGAAGTGTCGTTTTCCGACCCGAATACCTCAGACAAGTTTATGACTGCGGAAGTAGGAACTGTGGTAGCAGTCTTCGGTAACCGCCGAAAATATCGGAGGCAGGAGAACTCGCATTCATGGGCTATGTGGCTTGAATGAGTGCTTACGACGAGCTGTGTGCAGAGTTGCGTCTTCGCCTTTAGCTCGACATGATTTCTTAAAACATCATAAGCCTTTCGCACAAACACCTGTTGCACCTGCACATGAAGGTGCGCCTCTGGTTCTTCGATGAGGACTAAGTGCAGCGGAGGAATCTGATGCCCATTTTGCTCTGACGTCGTGCTCTTTGACGCTTTCCCAACCCGCATCCAGGCATCACGGAAGGCCATCAACCGGAATACCATTGAGATGAGATTCTGATATCCCAGCCCGTTGTACTGTTCCGGAAGAGTAAGAGCTTGTGTCTTACCGTCTGCACCTTCGCCAACGAGGTGGTATTGGACCGCGGCGTTGTGACTGAGACCATCCACAGGTCTGAGCTTCGTTCCAATTTTGAGGACGGGATCCGTCACACCAGGGTAATTGAGGTCTTCCAATTCTTTCATGGAAGCACCAAAGCCATCCTTGAGACGCAAATCATATTGCCGTTGCGCCTCTTCGATTGCCGCCAATGCCTCAAGGTCAGATGGCTCAGGATAGTCAGTTGGGTCCAGATGGTTTTTGTAATATGACTTCAGTTGCTCCGAGAGCCTGCCGTTCTTTCGTGCGGTTTCCAGATCTTCTGAGTCGCCGCTTCCCTGAGCTCCAAACCCTCGCTGAGCACCAATCACATTGATTCTAATTAGTTTATTGAGTGGCTTTCCTTCGATGGCCTCTGACCCTGCTGGCAACGCTTGAGGTTGAGCAACGCCGTTTACGGGCGACTTCATTTTCGACGCGTCTAGAAGATAACATTTTATGGTGAATAGAGAGCCGAGTTTCCGATCCAGAAAGCTTCGGAGGTCCGATGGCCAAAGAGTCACTGCTGCAGCTGTACCGTTCCCATTCTTCGCCCCAGCGGCCTTCGTTTCAGCGGCGAGCTTTGCGGCAGCCAGATACTGCGCTTTGAGTTCAAGAGCATCCTTGGGTTCGTAACGAAGTCGGACACCAAGCGCCCCACCGGCCCAATCCAGTGTGGGAAGTATTCCTCGGACATAGTGGAATTCACCATCTTCGACCGTAATCCAAACGTCTAGCGTCGGGACAACAGCCTCCCAAGATGGGTCTGGATCAGCCGAGACTGGCTTGGCTCCATCGTCCTTCAGCCACTTCGCGCCAATTGCATTGCCTTGACTCCAATTGGACAGCGTAAAGTCATTTGTCGTGAAATCACAAGTCTCTGTGAGGAACGTACACAACGCGTCCATAGCCGAAGTCTTGCCGCTGTTATTCGCTCCGACGAAGAGTGTTGTGGTGTCGTTGAGATCAATTCGAATGCGCTCTAACTTCCGGAAGCCTTGTATCTCTACGTAGCTAATTCGCATCGAGCGTTCCTTTTTCGGCAATATGGGTTGTGAAGATATGACGTTACGGCGACCGATTTTCGGCACCACATGTAACGACGCGCAAGATCACCCCGGCGGAATTGAAAATGCATAGTAACGGAACGGAGCGATAAAGTACAAATAATCAAAATGGAGATGTGCCAAATGGTATTGCTAATCTAGTTCGCGTTGCTTGTGTCCATAAACAGCTTTACGCGGTGTCCCCCGCTAATTCACGGAAGGTCGAGTGCATCCACGCCGGGGCTAGGCGCAAATCCTTGAGCAGTTCCGGTCGCTCCCGGGCCGGGATTCTTCCCTTCAACAATTCGAGCCGCTCGCTTGTGATGTGTTCCTCTCCCAGCTCACGAAGCGTTTGGATGAGCAACCCGCTCAGCCGGCCCGCCGACTCCATATTCTTCGGTGTTGTCCGGCGAAGTTGAATCGTGGTCGACCCGATCTTCACGGTGCGTGACGGCCCGTCGGTGAGAAACACCGCTTTGGCGGGAACCTGTTCGGAGAGTTCGAGCGCGTTGGCGGCGTAGGCGCCGGCCGGCTGGAGACGTGCCCGATCGCGACCGGCCAACGCCCGTGCCACCGCATCAGCAGATGGCGTAAGTATGCCGAGCTTCGGATGCTTCTTCGGATAATCGTACACCCCACGGGCCAGTCGACGGATCCTTCCGTCACGGACAAGCCGATGCAGGGCGATGTCCACTGCCCTTCGGTTGCCAATGTCGAGGAATCCCGCCGGCACGAAAACGGAGCCGCAACCGCGAGCACGGATCGACGCGACGATCCGTGCATCAATAGACCCCGGTGATTTGGTTCTGCTCATGTAAGAAATAATGGCACGGTTTTCTTACAAAATCGAGTAAGAATACTCCCGCTGCACTGGCGTCAAAATCTGTACGACCAGCCCGTTTCCCATGGCTTGTCGAATTACACATTTTGTTACACACCCCTAAAAGTTAACGCCGTTTTCCTTTAAGAGATTAATAGGTTGGTAAAAATGCCGTATGAACCTAAACCTAGCGACATTAATGGAGGATGCGCCGTGTCACACATACCAACTGTATTCAGTGCGTCATTATCTGTTGCTTAGACAGTTCTTCCACTAAGTGCCTGATGTCCTCGGCCCGCCACGCCGTGCATCGCGCGGACAACTTCACTGGCTTCGGAAAGCGTCCCGACTTCACACCTTCCCACCAACACGTCTTCCCCAACGGAATAAACTCCAATACTTGGGTCAATCGTAAGAACCCGGTCGCTGGCAATTCTTGCATGTGGTCCCCCCTCTACTGCTGCTTGTTTCCATCCGCGCACCATGCGCAATTTACATGATAATCCTATCATGATTCGCG
This is a stretch of genomic DNA from Pirellulales bacterium. It encodes these proteins:
- a CDS encoding integrase arm-type DNA-binding domain-containing protein, with protein sequence MSVKLRQSATYSVINKHHRSSKSVDIRLKSGVQKSTCTPPLANLYPTMPLSDAKARNAKLRPKSYKMLDGEGLFLLITPAGGRYWRLRYYFGDKEKLLALGVYPEITLADARERRANAKKLLAKGVDPGEAKKEAKRLQVLEKDDTFEMVGREWYGKREHEWASSTAADMLARMESHLFPKLGHRPISQITATELLAVLRLVEANGTLEMTRRVRQICGQVYMYAIATGRAERNPVLDLRGALKTPVAKHHAFLRTNDLPEYLKKLSIYDGHLQTKLALSFLLLVFVRTGELRGALKTEIEWDKAEWRIPPERMKMKEAHIVPLSRQAITVLRELEPYSASSRYLFPNQNNPDRPMSENTMLYALYRMGYHSRATGHGFRSTASTILNEHGFRPDVIERQLAHNERNSVRAAYNHAQYLPERRDMMQWWADYLDKVVIEK
- a CDS encoding DUF6088 family protein, producing the protein MSRTKSPGSIDARIVASIRARGCGSVFVPAGFLDIGNRRAVDIALHRLVRDGRIRRLARGVYDYPKKHPKLGILTPSADAVARALAGRDRARLQPAGAYAANALELSEQVPAKAVFLTDGPSRTVKIGSTTIQLRRTTPKNMESAGRLSGLLIQTLRELGEEHITSERLELLKGRIPARERPELLKDLRLAPAWMHSTFRELAGDTA
- a CDS encoding UvrD-helicase domain-containing protein; this translates as MMSQLGIQEHAEVARVIADCLDPENPKSFFLYAGAGSGKTRSLVEALDHFRKVHGDRFRFRGQVISVITYTNNARDEIKRRLNHDPVIQVSTIHSFMWDLIKGFNTDIRKWLGTALKEDIRELQGLIAKGRPGTKTMVERERSLKSKTERLNNLPSIISFAYSPTGDNRTKDSLNHSEVIKIGSAFLNQKSLMRKLVVSGSPFILIDESQDTNRELMEALLALQQDRAAAFGLGLFGDMMQRIYADGKNDLVQSIPSEWETPQKTVNFRCPKRVIRLINQIRKSADGWEQVAPDKAAEGCARLFIVPSPARDKQAAEKAVRERMAALTSDAAWGDQGSTKTLILEHHMAAKRMGFLEMYEPLAKVEQFQTGLREGTIGFLRFFSEQVLPVVEAYYKGDAFAIGRLARQYSPLLSVDAFKKAGRQQDQLVAAKIAVEQLALLCDPGKSPTFQQVLNAVAQSGLFEIPEALAPFVDGGEAIEDSEDEDDVSQRVLRIREFLHVPFFQIGDYARYVADIAPFGTHQGVKGLEFPRVMVIMDDEEARGFMFSYGKLFGLKERTQTDIDKEKSGEDTSIDRTRRLLYVTCSRSEQSLALVAYTSNGAGLKSMATKLGWFEASEIEDLDDH
- a CDS encoding AlpA family phage regulatory protein; this encodes MQELPATGFLRLTQVLEFIPLGKTCWWEGVKSGRFPKPVKLSARCTAWRAEDIRHLVEELSKQQIMTH
- a CDS encoding AAA family ATPase produces the protein MRISYVEIQGFRKLERIRIDLNDTTTLFVGANNSGKTSAMDALCTFLTETCDFTTNDFTLSNWSQGNAIGAKWLKDDGAKPVSADPDPSWEAVVPTLDVWITVEDGEFHYVRGILPTLDWAGGALGVRLRYEPKDALELKAQYLAAAKLAAETKAAGAKNGNGTAAAVTLWPSDLRSFLDRKLGSLFTIKCYLLDASKMKSPVNGVAQPQALPAGSEAIEGKPLNKLIRINVIGAQRGFGAQGSGDSEDLETARKNGRLSEQLKSYYKNHLDPTDYPEPSDLEALAAIEEAQRQYDLRLKDGFGASMKELEDLNYPGVTDPVLKIGTKLRPVDGLSHNAAVQYHLVGEGADGKTQALTLPEQYNGLGYQNLISMVFRLMAFRDAWMRVGKASKSTTSEQNGHQIPPLHLVLIEEPEAHLHVQVQQVFVRKAYDVLRNHVELKAKTQLCTQLVVSTHSSHIAHECEFSCLRYFRRLPKTATTVPTSAVINLSEVFGSENDTSRFAARYLLSTHCELFFADAAILVEGAAERMLVPHFIKHHFEKVHRSYVTLFEISGSHAHRLRPLIEKLGLVTVAITDLDAVDPANNRKKAPPRKGAGLVTSNPTLKEWHPQKETIDDLLALKAEAKVKAYPDVPLFSVRCAYQTAVQVKFKSGSVEVIARTFEDALVLENYKVFSLMPPGTAADRFNAAIHDAANADDLTEKLFAAVEACDKAAFALDVLFHCDPKALSVPSYIYEGLEWLQKQLDRKQVDLLATAAAAEVK